GCCATGCTTCGTGGCTGAATAAGGAACATTATTGGGATGTCCTTTTAAGCCGGCAGCAGAGGAAACATTAACAATTATTCCTCCACCTTGTTTCAGCATTTGGTTTAATTGGGCTTTTACGGAATACCACATGCCGGTGAGATTCACCGCTAACACTTGATGCCAGCGATCCTCCGGATACTCATGTGTTGGAATACTTACACCACCCGTTATCCCTGCACAATTTACCGCATGATCCAGCCGTCCAAAATGCTCCACAGCTGCTTGAACCATCGCATCCCCATCAGCACTTTTTGAAACATCACTTTTAATAAAAAACGCATCTCCACCAATTGATTCAATAGAAGCTAAGGTTTGCTGCCCACCTTCATCATTAATGTCAGCTACGATAACTTTTGCTCCTTCCCTTGCAAAAGAAATTGCTGTTTCCTGTCCGATTCCTGAACCTGCACCACTGACTAAGCAAACCTTTCCTTCAAATCTTTTGGGCAATGAGTCACCCCCTTATACAAGATAAATTGAAACCTCACCAATTTAGCATTTATGATTGATTTGTGTAGGTTTTGTCCTAATGAACCTTTCATGGGGACCATTTCTATCAAATTTCGAATAGATTTGACCTCATTAACCCTTCATGAGGACCATTTCTACTAAATTCCCATGTGGTAGGGTCTCATGAGCCTTCCAAGAGACCCATTTCTATCAAATTTCCAATAAGTTGGGCCTCATGAGCCTTCCATGAGGACCATTTCTATCAAATTTCCAATAAGTTGGGCCTCATGAGCCTTTCATGAGGACCATTTCTATCAAATTTCCAATAAGTTGGGCCTCATAAGCCTTTTATGATGCACATTAATCAAGCTTCGTCTACTTTAATCGAATCTTCCCCACCTACCATCTCCTGCAATTAAACAATCCTGTTTTTTAATACTCCAAGTCCCGTAATTTCCAATTCCACTTCATCTCCAGGTTCTAGCCAGCGGTACTTGTCAGTTCCCAATTCTAAAACACAGCCAAACCCAACGGTTCCAGAGCCGATGATGTCACCCGGGTACAAGGTAACATCCTCTGATGCCCGCTCAATCATTTGGCCGAATGAATAGTAAATATCTTTAAAATTCCCATGAGACCATTCTTCTCCGTTTACTTTCGCAGTCATTTCCAAGTCAAACACATCACCAATTTTGTATTTCTGCAATTCATCCTTTGTTACAATCCAAGGACCTATAGAAGTAGCAAAATCTTTTCCCTTTGCTGGTCCGAGTAAAACCTTCATTTCCTGAGCCTGCAAGTCTCGAGCAGACCAATCATTCAAAATCGTATATCCGAAAATATACTCCTCAGCTTCACTTGCTTTAATGTTTTTCCCTTCTTTTCCAATGATACAAGCCATTTCTAATTCATAATCCAATTTCACACACTTCTTAGGTCTTGCCACCTCTTCACCGGGTCCCCTCATAACATTCGGGTTTGAAAAATAAAAGATTGGTACTTCATACCATTCTGGGGCAACCGTGTTTCCATGTGTTGCGGCTGCGTTTTTTACATGTGTTTCAAATGCAACATAATCCCGGAACGTACATGGATTTGGCAGAGGAGCAAGCAGTTCAATTTCGTCGATTGGATAGGTTGGCTGAACCTCTTTTTCTATTGATTGGATAACTGGCAAATAAGCTTCTTGATTTTCCAACAATTCGCGTATGCTGGCAGGTAATTTTCCTTGACCAGCGAGCTGCATATCCACTACTTCCTCGCCGCACAGCCATCCGGCACGTTGTTCCCCTTTTGGATTTCGAAAAGTAATAAATTTCACGATCTCATCTCCTAATCTATTAAAACTAATAAAGGATATCTACTTAGACGTCCTTTATTACGTTCATTGAACCTCTAAAAAATGATAGATTTAAGCTCTTTCTTTTATACTATCAAACTGTGCAGATTCAAAAATATTTACTTCATCCCAGGCATCGTTCGGATTTTCCTCCACCTTCCACATCTTAGGACCGTAATCTGGGGCAAAGTACAATGGAGAACCGCCATATATTTCGATCCGATTGCCGCCTGGTTCAATCGCATAAGTCGTAAACGCTTCACCTACAGCATGTTTAAATGGTTTCATCTCTAACCTGTAGCCGTTATCAACCACGTAATCTGCAGTCTCCAGCACTTGATCTCGATTTTCCACTGCAAAGCATAAATGGTTCAGCTGTCCATGTTCCTTCCTAAAATCAGCAAATAAGGCAATTTCATGTGATAAGCTTGAAACAGCTAGTAAAGAACCAACCTCTGTACCATTCGGAATAACAATTCCTTCATTGTGTTTAAAACCTAACTCTTTATAGAAATTTGTGTGACGTGTTACATCACTTGTCCATAGTGTCACATGGTCTAATCGTCTTACAGAGGCGCCGCGGCTTGGATTTTTTTGCGGACGTGATCTCCATTTACTTTTCAGATGATCTGGGATTTCAGCTAGCTCTACTTCCCAAAAAATTTCTTCTAAGTGTCCATCTGGAGAATAATATTGATAGGCTCTTCCATGTCCGAGGTCTCCATCAATCCAGCCTTTACCGCAACCCATGTTCTCGATATATTGCACGGCATCCAGTAAATCTTCTTCACTTTCCGCACGCCAGCTAATATGACCAACACCATTCGTTTTTGCTTCTGTTATCTTTAAACTGTGATGGAAAAACTCGCCCCAGGCACGCATGTAAACAGATTGACCAACTCTACCAGATTCCTCCATTCCCAAAACTTCCCTAAAGAATTTTACGGATTCTTCTAGCTTTGGGCTTAATAATTCCACGTGGGCTAATTGTGAGATAAAATGATTTCTTTTTGGCATGATTTTCTTCCTCCTAATAATGAAAAGTATTTTTTTAAGCGTTCAATTGAAGTTTGAGCCAATCGTACATCTCGTAAGTCTCGGTAACGTTATCCACCTGGCAATGAGCGGAACCTGGATTACTTTTGGCAACAATTTTCAACCATCTTGGGCAAGTTAAATCATTGTATAGATTGTAAGCGTTCTCGACAGAGACCTGACGATCATCTTCACCATGAACAATGTAGGTTGGCATACTGATTTTCTCCGCAACCCCTTTAAGGTTAAAGAGATCCAACTTTTTCCGTGCCTCTTCCATTGATTCTGCACCAACAACATGCTGGAGAATCTTTGCTAACGGATGATTATCTGGACGCTTTGCCCAAACAGATTGATAATCATAAACAGCACCCCAAACGGCACATGCCTTGAATCGTGGTTCAAAGGCTGCTGATCTTGCTGCCATATATCCACCCATTGAAACAGCCATGATTCCAACTCGATTTGGATCGATATCAAGGTTTTCTGCAGCCCATTCATATGCAGCAGTACCTGCGACATTGTAATCGTAGCGAGATGAAATATGGTTTAACCTTAATGCTCCTCCTTGACCTGGACCATCAATTGCAAGGAGAGCAATTCCCCGTTCATTTAACAGCTGTGCAGGACCAAAATAAAGTTCCTCTGCAGTCGAATCAAGTCCGCCAAACATAATCACTAATGGTGATTCTTTTTTGCCTGGTACAGCGAAAAAGTATCCTGGCAGAAAAGAGTTTTCATAGGGAACTTGTACTGCCTTTGGCGGGTTTTCAAGCATTTCCGCTCCTTTTCTAAAGGATTCCACACCTTTTAAATAGGTTGGTATTTTTCTAGGATCATCCGGCTGAAGGAAAAACTCAGCGGTTCTGATATAGTTGGAAGCCCGCAAATAGGCCGCTCGGGCTGTTTCACTCTGTTCCTTGTCCTGGGCTTCATTTGCCACAGCAAGTGTGCGATTGCCAGCTCCCATCCATGCATAATGGAAACTATCCGTATCACCCAGCGTAATATTTCTGGCTGCTTCTAGAATTTCGTTCACTTCGCCGCCTCCAAAATGGGCTTGGCTAAACATCCTTACAATTTGATAAGACCACATATAATGTTCAGGAAAATAATGCCACATAATTACTACACTCCATACTCTTTATAATTTTTTGAGTCCTTACGTTGTTCTAAAGTCTTCTAGATTACCTCTGTCATTCTAATTAGACTTTGTGCCACAATGGCGTTCGGGTTGTTCTCTTTTGGCAGTCTGCCTTCTAATTGCAAAAGTTCCCAATTAACCAACGTGTTGGAATTATCAACAACAAATTTACAGCGTTCATAACGTCTTTCCATGAATTCATTTAAAACATCTACTACTGGTTCGTCTTTTTGCAGCAATTCCGATAAAACGAGGGCATCCTCAATTGCCATGGCAGCGCCTTGTGCTAAATGGGGAACGGTTGCATGGGCTGAGTCACCGATTAATAAAACCCGGTCCAGATACCAAGGTTTCTCGACAATAAGGGTTTCAAGCGGACGATACACCACTTCCTTCGGATCTGTAATTTGTTCGCTTAATTCTGCGATTAAGCCGCCAAATTCCTGGAAGGCCTCACGCATAAGAACATGCAGCTTTTCCTCTTGCTTCCATGGGTTTCCTGGTTCCGCGGTAACAACAAAAACATAGCAACTATCCTTTGTCATAGGAACAATACCAGCTTTTGCTTTCTGCCCATAAAACATCGTAATGTTCTCGAGGTTAGCCGGACGCTTTAGGGTATAACGCCAAACAGCTTGTCCGACAAATGTTGGTTCAATATCACCAAACACCATATTACGAACCTTCGATCTAACACCATCAGCTCCAATCACAAGGTCATATGTGCCTGAGGTACCATCGGTAAACTTTGTATAAACAAAGCTGTCTGCATTTTCAATCATCTCAACAGTAATGCCCATTCGTATCTTTGTTCCATTTTTAATCGCAGCTTGAAGCAATATTTCGTGAAAGTCTCTACGCGGTATACCTCCTGTTATATTGAACTGCCCGGATGGATGAATAGGTGCATCAAAGATCATATTTCCTTGGGAGTCTCGGATATGTAAGGCAGAGTGTGTAGTGCCCACTGCTAAAAATTCTTCGGTTATCCCAAGTGCGTCAATTGCTCTTAATGCATTGGATTGAAGGATGATACCAACACCATAAACATTCCATTCCTTTTGCTTCTCTACAATCTCTGTTTCAATACCAACTTTTTGCAAAGCTATCGCCGTCGTAAGCCCGCCAATGCCGCCTCCAACGATAAGAACCTTTTTTACTTTAGACATGAAAACCCCTCCTTTTATATGTCTTTAGGATTCAAATGAATTTGCAGTCAAAAAAATTAATCTTCACACTGTGTAGATAGTAAAAAGGTGTGTGTGAATCCTATACCAATTAACATTGCAAGAAGCGTGCCAAAACAGAAAACGCTGTCATTTGCAATATTCCAAAAAATGAACAGTCAATTTGTCGTGATTTTTTGTCCGAAAACACTACACATGTGTTTGGATTGTCCGAAATCAGTACAACAAACCAACACAGGGATCGTTAATTTTTATTAATGCCCGAAGATTGTCCTTACGCCCATCCAAAAAAGAAGCCGGATAATCCCCGCGTTTTTTGAATTTTTGATGGTTCAATGGAACTAATTTAGTATTAATATTCCGAAAAGTTTAAATCATTTATTGAAAATAAAACTACGAATGTTTATAATCTCTAATTAGAGAACTGTATTAACTATAAGTAAAGTGAAATTAGTGTTAACCGACAACAAATACGAATTCACTTTTACTTTCGTAAGCGTTATCATTTCATTTTTTTAAAAAGGGGAAAAAATATGACACCGATTAATTCTACTGAAGTTATTGCTAACAGCAAATTTAACCGCTTTCATTTAGGGTTACTATTCTGGAGTTTTATCATTATCTTGTTTGATGGCTATGATCTGGTGGTCTATGGAACGGTTTTACCAAGCTTGATAAAGGAATGGAATCTTTCATCGGTGGAAGCAGGAGCCATTGGGACCTATGGGTTATTTGGGATGATGTTTGGAGCAATCTTTTTCGGTACTCTAGCCGACCGAATTGGCAGAAAGAATGTAATTGCTATAACATTAGTACTGTTTAGTTTATTTACCTTCCTATGCGGCTTTGTCAAAACCCCTACTACTTTCTCAACCTTTCGTTTCATAGCTGGCTTAGGTTTGGGAGGAATCATGCCAAATGTTATCGCTTTATTAACGGATTATGCTCCTAAAACGATGAGAAGTATGATTGTAAGTATCGTATTATGTGGGTATTCTGTTGGGGGAATTCTTGCTCCCTTAATAGGAATCTTCTTAATGCCTACATTTGGATGGGAATCAATCTTCTGGTTTGCGGGACTCCCTCTAGTGTTTTTGCCTATCATGTATAAACAGCTGCCCGAAACTGCCAGCTATCTTATCCGTACAGGTAAAAAGGAAAAATTGATTGCAACGCTTGCTAAGGTAAGCCCCGAATCGCATTTTAGTTTAAATGATGAGGTTATTGACTTAAAAATACAAGAAACAAAGGTTCCAATATTAGGATTATTTAAGGAGAAGCGAGCCTTCAGTACGGTGTTGTTTTGGACAGCGTTTTTCAGTTGTTTATTAATGGTTTATGGTTTGAATACTTGGCTTCCAAAATTGATGATGGAAGCAGGCTATGGTTTAAATTCAAGCTTAGGCTTTCTTATTGCACTCCAAGGCGGAGCGATTATCG
This genomic stretch from Neobacillus niacini harbors:
- a CDS encoding VOC family protein, encoding MPKRNHFISQLAHVELLSPKLEESVKFFREVLGMEESGRVGQSVYMRAWGEFFHHSLKITEAKTNGVGHISWRAESEEDLLDAVQYIENMGCGKGWIDGDLGHGRAYQYYSPDGHLEEIFWEVELAEIPDHLKSKWRSRPQKNPSRGASVRRLDHVTLWTSDVTRHTNFYKELGFKHNEGIVIPNGTEVGSLLAVSSLSHEIALFADFRKEHGQLNHLCFAVENRDQVLETADYVVDNGYRLEMKPFKHAVGEAFTTYAIEPGGNRIEIYGGSPLYFAPDYGPKMWKVEENPNDAWDEVNIFESAQFDSIKERA
- a CDS encoding MFS transporter, which gives rise to MTPINSTEVIANSKFNRFHLGLLFWSFIIILFDGYDLVVYGTVLPSLIKEWNLSSVEAGAIGTYGLFGMMFGAIFFGTLADRIGRKNVIAITLVLFSLFTFLCGFVKTPTTFSTFRFIAGLGLGGIMPNVIALLTDYAPKTMRSMIVSIVLCGYSVGGILAPLIGIFLMPTFGWESIFWFAGLPLVFLPIMYKQLPETASYLIRTGKKEKLIATLAKVSPESHFSLNDEVIDLKIQETKVPILGLFKEKRAFSTVLFWTAFFSCLLMVYGLNTWLPKLMMEAGYGLNSSLGFLIALQGGAIIGTLIIGKLCDKYGSKKMLVPMYASGAVALTLLGFGGNTLVIYLLVAVAGAATIGAQNIVQAYVSQYYPPSIRSTALGMASGVGRTGGMLGPLLGGFLLSVSLPIHLNFIAFAIPGLIAAAALFMVPLKNAYQNDNVAKDDSINVHVS
- a CDS encoding SDR family NAD(P)-dependent oxidoreductase produces the protein MPKRFEGKVCLVSGAGSGIGQETAISFAREGAKVIVADINDEGGQQTLASIESIGGDAFFIKSDVSKSADGDAMVQAAVEHFGRLDHAVNCAGITGGVSIPTHEYPEDRWHQVLAVNLTGMWYSVKAQLNQMLKQGGGIIVNVSSAAGLKGHPNNVPYSATKHGVIGLTKTAALEYATKHIRVNAVCPTAIETPMIMDGRLNLRNNQELREKFTNEQAMMRMGQPKEVADVILWLSSDESSFITGHAMPVDGGVFA
- a CDS encoding prolyl oligopeptidase family serine peptidase, whose protein sequence is MWHYFPEHYMWSYQIVRMFSQAHFGGGEVNEILEAARNITLGDTDSFHYAWMGAGNRTLAVANEAQDKEQSETARAAYLRASNYIRTAEFFLQPDDPRKIPTYLKGVESFRKGAEMLENPPKAVQVPYENSFLPGYFFAVPGKKESPLVIMFGGLDSTAEELYFGPAQLLNERGIALLAIDGPGQGGALRLNHISSRYDYNVAGTAAYEWAAENLDIDPNRVGIMAVSMGGYMAARSAAFEPRFKACAVWGAVYDYQSVWAKRPDNHPLAKILQHVVGAESMEEARKKLDLFNLKGVAEKISMPTYIVHGEDDRQVSVENAYNLYNDLTCPRWLKIVAKSNPGSAHCQVDNVTETYEMYDWLKLQLNA
- a CDS encoding FAD-dependent monooxygenase encodes the protein MSKVKKVLIVGGGIGGLTTAIALQKVGIETEIVEKQKEWNVYGVGIILQSNALRAIDALGITEEFLAVGTTHSALHIRDSQGNMIFDAPIHPSGQFNITGGIPRRDFHEILLQAAIKNGTKIRMGITVEMIENADSFVYTKFTDGTSGTYDLVIGADGVRSKVRNMVFGDIEPTFVGQAVWRYTLKRPANLENITMFYGQKAKAGIVPMTKDSCYVFVVTAEPGNPWKQEEKLHVLMREAFQEFGGLIAELSEQITDPKEVVYRPLETLIVEKPWYLDRVLLIGDSAHATVPHLAQGAAMAIEDALVLSELLQKDEPVVDVLNEFMERRYERCKFVVDNSNTLVNWELLQLEGRLPKENNPNAIVAQSLIRMTEVI
- a CDS encoding fumarylacetoacetate hydrolase family protein encodes the protein MKFITFRNPKGEQRAGWLCGEEVVDMQLAGQGKLPASIRELLENQEAYLPVIQSIEKEVQPTYPIDEIELLAPLPNPCTFRDYVAFETHVKNAAATHGNTVAPEWYEVPIFYFSNPNVMRGPGEEVARPKKCVKLDYELEMACIIGKEGKNIKASEAEEYIFGYTILNDWSARDLQAQEMKVLLGPAKGKDFATSIGPWIVTKDELQKYKIGDVFDLEMTAKVNGEEWSHGNFKDIYYSFGQMIERASEDVTLYPGDIIGSGTVGFGCVLELGTDKYRWLEPGDEVELEITGLGVLKNRIV